A region of Pieris rapae chromosome 20, ilPieRapa1.1, whole genome shotgun sequence DNA encodes the following proteins:
- the LOC110994959 gene encoding vacuolar protein-sorting-associated protein 25 — translation MAEIAWPWQYNFPPFFTIQPHSETRQKQLAAWEELIVQYLKSSKQYIIDVRESQNTPLFSNPAINRKLSQDAVLTILEDMARCGRAAPTDKTKMVWEVYWHSLDEWGNMIYSWVSENGLNNSVCTLFELREGETTEGEEFHGLDVNILTKALKTLEVKGKCELMEFDDNQGVKFF, via the exons AATCCAACCTCACTCAGAGACCAGACAGAAACAGTTAGCTGCTTGGGAAGAACTAATTGTTCAATATCTTAAATCTTccaaacaatacataatagatGTAAGAGAATCACAAAATACACCATTGTTTAGCAATCCAGCAATCAATAGAAAACTCTCACAAGATGCTGTTTTGACTATTTTAGAAGATATGGCCAGATGTGGACGGGCTGCTCCCACTGATAAGACAAAGATGGTATGGGAAGTGTATTGGCATTCATTGGATGAATGGGGTAATATGATATATAGCTGGGTTAGTGAAAatggtttaaataattctgtATGTACACTTTTTGAGTTAAGGGAAGGTGAAACCACAGAAGGAGAAG agttCCATGGCTTGGATGTTAACATATTAACTAAAGCATTGAAAACCTTGGAAGTGAAAGGAAAATGTGAATTAATGGAATTTGATGATAACCAAGGAGTTAAGTTCTTCTAG